The DNA window AAAGTTGCCTCGTGCCACCCTTCTGTCATCACTTCCccgcttctccttcctctcctcccatctCCTCTATTCCTTCCCCTCACTGGAGCTCCCCTTTCTTCTCACTCAACACTCTGATAGAGAGCTGTTACCCACACTACATCTTAACCTAGGCTCTCTAGATGAACTTCAAGGAATTTCTTAAATCCTAGAgaaatttttgtgtatatttacttgcatttttttcatagGAAAAGGACTTAAGCTTTTATCAACAGTGTAGAGCACCCTATTGATACCTCCTAAATCTTGTCTTTGTCCGGACCTGCCTTCTGAGTTTCAGGGCTATATGCCCAACCACCTACTTAGAATCTCCACCTAAAATCATAACTACCTCGAGCTTGATAATGTCAAAAGCTGAGACCATTATCACCACCCTCCCCAAAGCCTGATCCTCTTCCTCTATTTCTCATGTCCATGAAATGTACCACCATCCTCCTCATCACCCAGACCAAAGAGCTGAGCATCGCCCAgatccctccttctctcttaccCCTCACAGCCAATCACTCATCCAAAGCATGTGCGTTCTAACTTCGTCACATCTCTTAGATGCTTCCATTGCATTTCCACTTCTTTAACAGAGAATCTTCTCTCGGCCAGACTGTGATAATAACTTCCCAACTTTTCCCTCCATGTCCATTTATTGGACATGCTATCAgggtaatttttataaaatgtaaaactgatCACATCATTCCCCAGCTTAAAACGTTGAGGTcggttttacattttatagaaattattcTGAAAGCAATCTAAGAAGGTACAGACTGTTCACCATGACGTACAAAGTCCTCCGTGATCACTCCATAAACATTGAGTGCTGAGTCTGTTTTAGTCACTGGGCTAAATGCTGGGGATACAATGTGAACCAGAGGAACAGTTTCCCTGCCCTCAAAGACCTTACTGTTCACAAATATGAATATGACTAAGCAGGAGCACGAGCTCTTAAAGGATCATGGGGTTGAGAGTGTCACAACTTCATTCGGATCACCAGGGAAGGCCTTCACCTCCCATCTTGCACTTCTAATAGAAACCAGTAGATATGTTTCCAGATATGGAACCAATAACTTTAAATGCATTACTTCATTTAAGCTTCACGACGACACCTTGGAGGTTAGTGCTCATAttttagccccattttacagatgagaagactgaggcctAGAAGGGGTAAGTAAGAGGTGCAGTTGAGATTCCAACCCAGACTTAGCCCAAACCCAGGGCCCTTAACCCTTGAGCTGGTGCTTCTCCTTCACGGAGCTACCCCCAGCTCTGCAAACATGCCAGCCTATTTCACTCCATCTTGGCTCATGATTCTCTGCCCGAAAGCCCTCTTTATCTAGAAAACTTCCTGCTGAATAGACAATTATCTTTTGTGATCCAAGTGTTCTCGCTTCCACGTGGACCCCTCCCACAGATGCCACAGACGCTCTCCTGGTGCATCCGCAGAATTTTGCAAATACTCTCACGGTCCCGGTCCCGACAGCAGGCACTTCAGGTGCTTATCTGACGGTCTCCCGCTTTCCTAGGGATGAGAGCTGACAGGCCTGGTGATCTCAGAACCTTGCACTGTGGCTGCTATTTCAATGTCcaagggaggggatccctgggtggcacagcggtttggcgcctgcctttggcccagggcgcgatcctggggacccggaatcgaatcccacatcaggcacccggtgcatggagcctgcttctccctctgcctatgtctctgcctctttctctgcctctctctctctctctctctctctctctctgtgactatttctatcattaaaaaaagaaaagaaaaagaaattcaatgtCCAAGGGAAAGTATGGGGAGACAAgcaagaggggagaggggaaagagaacaatgaaaggacaaaagaaaaggcAGGCATGGAGACAAACACTCGGCATGAGATATCCCAACACCACTGACCCTCAAAAACTGTGCCtttgaggtgcttgggtggctcagtggttgagcatctgccttaggctcagggcatgatcccagggtcccgagatcgagtcctgcattgggctccccggagaagcttgcttctccctttgcctgtgtctctgcctctctctgtgtctctcatgaataaataaataacatcctaaaaaaaaaaaaaaaaaaaaaaccaactgtgCCTTTTCCCTTCCCCATACAATTAGCCCTTCCAACCCCGTGCTCACGCTGAGGCTGGCTCAGTAAGCACTTCATGCACACCTGTGGAAGGCTCCTCAGGCTGCGGTCCTCCCTCCTTCCTACGAAGTCCATGCCCTGCAGCTCCTCCCTCCACAGGAAGACCACAGACAGAAGTGGCAGGAGAagcccagagcagggagggcagccTTGAGCCTGCCACAGCCCTGAGGGCACCCTGTGGCGAGGTGTCTTTCCCAGAGAAGCCCCTAAAGTGCCATAGCCTGGGGCTTTACATTTTCAGATCCAGGTCTGGATTTTGCAAGGTGTAAATGGATCCCTTGAGAGGGAGCCCTAGAATGGCTGCCTGGTTCCTGTCCCTCGTGATTCTAACCATCCTAacggacttcttttttttttctttcttttttttttttttcctaacggACTTCTAAGACTTCTAATCCCAGGGCCTGTAGGGGAGATGCTGCtaagtggggaaggggaggataCACATCCCTGCCGTGTGTTGGGGGGATGCGGCTAGGGAGAGTAGAACAGGGTAGCAATCTTAAGACTTCCTGGCCACTGCACTTCCACCTTTTCCAATAAGGCACCCCGGAGCCAGGGCTACAGGCTCACAGACCAGCCCAGGCCAGTGGGTCTCCGAGGGGCTGAGCTCACCTGGCTACTGTCACTGCTCAGCCCTGGTGATGGTGGGTTGAAGCTAAAGAGCTCCTGTCCTCTCCTGCCCGCTGTCCTTCCCTCTGcgcctccttctctgccttcccttcaACCAATTAGTGActtcctccctcccagggccccatTTCTCACCCCTGCCCCTCGCCTGGGCTTCTCTTAACAGAAGGTGTGAATCTCATGGTCAAATTCATGCTAAGAAGTGCGTCATAGACCTCTACACACATGCATTTTGAATTCTTGAAAAATAAGCTGGTGGAGACAACACTGCAGGGAGGGACCCTTCCTCAGGGTCTGAAGATTTAAATGAATACAGGCAGGTAGGTCCAGGTGGATGGAGCCGGGTCTGGGCCAGGCAGGAGAGTTCTGGAGGAAAACAAGAGACCTCTTCAGGGAATGCCCTTCTCCTTGGGTCTCATCCCCAGGGTTGTGATATCTTCTTGTTCTTGGCACTGAGTGGATCCAAACCCGCCAGGTAGGGAAACTTATTTTGAGACTGATCAGATTTATCCATGTCACTAGATGCTTGCCTGTAGTCTCCTGTGGACCCGAGGGTGCTCATCCACCTCAGCTTCTCTTTCCGGCTTTTttcctcccctgcctgccccatcCTGGGGCTCACTTGTCAGAATTCAGATTCAGAAATCAGATGACTTTCCAGGAAAAGGAACCTAAAGAATAATGAGCTAGGGGGTGGGGGAAAAGACTCTTTACTTCCTCTCTTCTAGTTAGCTGCATCCCTTCAGAGCTCGGCATATCTGCAGTGACTTGCTGACCCTAATGTGACAGCATGTGGCAGCTGGTGTCCTCAACGGCCCTGCTACTTCTAGGTAAGTCAGAGTCACTTTGGCTGAGACAGAAGCTCCAGATGCCCTGGGTCCGGTGGAGCCCACTTTTCAGACCAGGGAGGGCCCCCAACCAAGGAATAGGACTCCTTGCTGTGCGGAGAACACTCAATTTAGCTCCCGGGACAAGCCATTTGGAGGCTAGAGATGAGAATGCCAGCCCGATTTGGGCATAACCAGGAGGCCGAGGGGGACTACGAGGTCGCTGTTACCTTGCCCTGCTGGgttcagtttccctatctgtaaggTGAAGGCTATGGACCAGGATGGGTGAGCCCGTCCATTCTGTCTCTTCCATTCTGACATTCCAGGGTTCCCCTCTAAGACTTTTCATTTCTGCCCTTTTGGGGGAACTTGGGTTGAGGTTGTGTCTATGGCTTGATTCAAGGGCAATTCAGCCCGCACCCTTGTTTTGGGAGTGGGGACTAAGGAGGAAGTGGTGTTGGGAAGAGGGCAGGAGGTGCACACCCTGGAGACTAGAGCGCAAGCCGCCATGGAGACCTTGATTCTTGGCACTAGGACTGCCGGAGCAGGGGTGGGCCGGGAATTACGCCCATGCCACACGAGGGCTGCCCTGATCTCCTCTTCTGCTCAgtatttgtttccctcttttgtCTTGCAGTTTCTGCTGGCACACAAGCTGGTGAGTTGGCTTTGTGGTCTTGGTTGGATGGAGGGAGGCATATGGTGTTTAACAGCCGGGTGCTGGGAAATGCGTGCTGCATGGGAAATTGCTGGTATGGGGTTGTCAGAGGCACTTCCCCATCACGGTTGGGCTTGGCCTTAGGTTTCTCAGGCTAATTTTCCTCAAGATAATGAAAGGCCAGAAATGGGGCTAAGTGCCTTGAAGCCAAGGTGCTCTAAGTCTGAGTCACAGACCAAGGCCGAGTCACCAACTATGGGTTTGCAATGGGCTCGCTCTGGCTCTGAGCCTCCCTGGAAAGGCCAGTGTAGGGCCTACTCACCTCTCTGCCCTAATCAACCTTCTCTTGGCTCCTCAGCAGATGTCCCAAAGGCTGTGGTGGTTCTGGAACCCAAATGGAACAGGGTACTCACAATGGACAGTGTGACTCTGAAATGCCAGGGGGACCATCTCCTTAGAGACAACTACACGTGGCTGCACAATGGGAGACCCATCTCAAATCAGATATCCACCTACATCATCAAAAATGCCAGCATTAAAAACAGTGGAGAGTACAGGTGCCAGACAGACCAATCCAAACTCAGTGACCCGGTGCAGCTAGAAGTCCACACTGGTGAGTGGgtgaaggggaagaagggaatcAGGAAAACGGTAAAAGGGGAGGCCCCAAAAGACTTGGGAAGAGCAAAGTCTTGGGGGCTAAAATTGAGATGAGATGACCTGTGGCCCCCCCTGAATTATATCAGAGGGAGGCCTGAGGCAAAATGTAAAACCTGGTGCGTAATAGATACGGGACTCTGCAGGGCACAGTCTCTGCAGTCACCATCCACAAAGAATGCACccaagaggggcacctgtgtggctcagtggttaggcgtctgccttcagctcaggtcatgaccccagggtcctgggatcgagtcctgcgttgggctccccacagggagcctgcttctccctctgcctgtgtctctgcctctctctctgtgtctctcatgaatagataaaattaaaaaaaaaaaaaaaaaaaagaatgtccccAGTAGCATGGAGTCACCTGAAGGTCAGGGCTTGACATTAGTGCtcaataatatttactgaataaattaatgaatctgTTTTTATGACCTCAATCTCCTCCTGACTCTCAGATGCACAATGCCCTAAGCGATCCTCCAAACCATTCCTAACAGCCTAGGGTCATATCCACCGCCCTCTCCCCATCTGCCACACGCAAACTTATGCTTCGGCATAAATCTCCTAGTAGAGTTAGAGACACGTCCGTCCAGCCTACCAGTGATCATGGAATGAAAGTCTCTAGTGTTGTTTGCAGAATCTAAGCATCAGAAGCAGGTGAGGGTAGGATTTCAGAGGCAAAGATCTGTTCTACAGGTAATCCTAGAATCACACCCCCTAGCCCAGTCCCTGCAGGCGCACCTCACAGCTACTTCCATGGCTGTCTCAGTTGCACGATGTGCATGGGTAGAAAGAgcctggaggggaaggagggcctAACGGAGGTGGATTTGCAAAAAGTTTCAGGGAACTGGGCCCCCCACCTGTGGCTCCTTAGCCTCTGACTGCCCCGTAGCTGCCACGGGCTTCATGCCACGGAGTTACACAGGGAGGAACGTCTGTTCTCTTCCTGGGTGAGACATGGCTACCTTAGACCAAATGAAAGGGGGAATTACCAACAAGAAGCAATAGAAAAATCAAGTCTGAGACTTATTAGCTGGTCTTGAAGTTCGATCTAAAAACCGACTTTAGAAGTAAAGGAGGACCGTACTACGGGCCCACAACCGTGACTGCAGGCATCAACTCACCAGGAGAAACTCTTGATCGGCTTTCAAAACTCATTTCGCTTATCTCCTCCTCTGAGGAGTCCTCTTTACTTTTGGGGGGACAGAATCTCTTTATTCCATTCTCTTTGGCCCTCTAGGCCTTTGTTCTTAGCCTGTTGTAGCACACTGTGTTGGAACTATTCTGagtttgtgtttttctgtgttgAGTCTACAGAGTCTTTGAGGTTACGCGTCATGGGTCTTTGTCATCGGGTAGCCCCAGGGGGCCCAACACCTGGTACACAGTGGTGCTCAACCACACCTGTGTTGAATGGATGTGCTTATGGACATTCGATAAGTCCATGACAGGACAGATTGGAGCAAAAGTGTTCCCCCGAAGGCCACCAGActatatatgtattctttttgtttttgtttttttttaagattttatttatttattcatgagagacagagagagagagagagagagagagagagagagagaggcagagggagaagcagactctgtgcagagatcccgatgcaggcctcaatcccaggaccccgggatcacgacctgagccacccaggtgcccttctgccTTTCCTTTAACGGAGcaaatcatcattttctttttttttgtaaagatttaattaattgattgtgtgaggaggggaagagggagaaggagagagagaatctccaacagactctgtgctgagcatggagcaggatgtggggctctatcccacgaccctggggGCCTGACCTGAGCCGGATCCACGAGTTAGACCCTCAACcacctgagccgcccaggtgccccacaaatcaTCATTTTCAAATACAAGTTTTAGTCTTTGACCTAGAACTCACCTGTTATAGCAAATCCAAGTGCAGTCCTAAGGACCCTGCAGGTGGCTTCCCACCTACCTCTTCACTTAGTCCCTCTGCTCTAACGTTACAGTTTGATTGGTGTGGCTCTCTTCCCCATCGGACAAAATGTCTTGGTGTGATTTGGGTTCTTTACGGGGATGGCGCCCAGTCTGGCTCTCCATGACGCCCCAGGATCTGGGTGGTGAGTGTCCTCGTCACAAGATCTTTGCTCTGAAGCCTCCTGGGCCTGtggtctctgtgtctttcaggcTGGCTCTTGCTCCAGGTCCCTCGGTTGGTGTTCCAGGAGGGGGAGCTCATTCAACTGAAGTGCCATAGCTGGAAGAACACGCCCGTACGGAACGTTCAGTATTTTCAGAATGGAAGAGGCAAGAAGTTTTTTTACAATAATTCTGAGTACCACATTCCAGCAGCAACAAGTGAACACAATGGCTCCTACTTCTGCAGGGGGATTATCGGGAAGAAAAACGAGTCTTCGGAGGCTGTGAACATCATCATTCAAGGTGAGAGCTGTGCAgccctagagcttccagaaccCTGTGTGTATGGGGTCTGCATTCACAATGTGAAGATGAATGGAGAGATTCTTGACTATTCCATGGGCTTCTTTATGAGGGGTTCTAGGGGTGTCATTCACTCTGCCATGTGGCAGCACAAACAGAAGCCACATGTCCTGCCCCATAAAAATACGCTTGTCCTGCCCTTCCCCAGTCAGACCATGGCCACAATGTTATGTGTCCCTCCAGTGCTGGCCATCCTCCCCTACCCTCCAACCTGGTGGGAGCCCCTCACTTCCACACAGGGAGGGCCTAGAAACCTGGTCTGGCTCTGCTGCTCGTCCATCATGTGACAGTGGGTAAACCACATAGCCTCTCTGACTTTCAAGTTCCCCCTTGGTAACAAAGACAAGTtgacatttattgggcaccttTCAAAGAAACCAAGTGCTTCTTTCCATGAACCGGGTTGGACGATCCAGCCACCCCTCACAACGTTATGAGACAGGTACTTTGGGGTCTACCTTGGATGAAGTAACTGAGGGAAAGGGAATGGGGAGCATTAATTTGTCTCTCAGATCACACCAAAGATCCAAAGCCTGTATATTTAACCactagataaaatggaaaaattgggCAGACACCACGTTTTTGCCGTAACCACTGTCATTGTGCtcatccctctgcttcttccattagGTTCTTCGCTTCCATCAACCTCACTACTCCTTTCACACTGGCCCCAAATCCCTTTCTCCCTGGTGATGGCACTCCTATTTGCAGTGGACACTGGGCtgtattttgctgtgcagagagACCTTCGAAGCTCAATGGGGAACCTGAAAAACAGCAAAGTCATATGGAGCCAGGGCTCTTAGGACAAAGGGTGGGTCCTGAAAGCAACCCCTCTGGACCTCTCTCTGGATCCACAACCCCATCACCTCCAACAGGCAGCTCTGGGAGCCACAGGAAAACTATACCTCAGTGTCTAGGTTGAGGGTCCTCCACTCAACTCCATTTTCTCTTGGTCTCTGCTGGAAAGAAAGAGTCCGTGATCTTCAAGTGCCAAATGCACCCCCCAATGAGTAGCCACATTGCTCAGAATTGAAATCTCGGAGCTACCTGGATACTTTGTCCGCTCAGCCATTCTATCACAGAGAAGCAACTGGGTGGTGACCCAACATCTGAACTTGTTCTTAAAGAACGGGATAAGTGGATAAGAGAATTATAGCCGAGGGCCAGCTGGGTAGTAGTCTCCCTCTGTTGCTGCAGGGCTGGTTGCCTTTGAGGCACGCTAAAACCACTTCCAGACAGATTGTGGGGGCTGTGGAGGGTCTAGGGAGACCCTCATGTTCTAGGGAGACAGCAGAACCAGTCAAGGGGGTGGCTGAGAAAGAGCAAGGCAGCCGGACCAAGGAAGACCCCTGCCTGGGCTGTCTTCCTAGAACATGAGCGGTGGTGTAGGTAACAGAACAATCACGGGTAATTCGAGTTGATTTTTGCAGGGAGCCCCTTTTAGAACCTGGACTGTGTGTGAGTATATAATGATGAATTGTCTTGATGTCATGAGTAGAAAATGCTCCTGGAAGGGGGTTGGAGGTTGGAGCGTCTTGGGAAAGAAAGCGCAGAACAAACCCTGTGTCCATAGGATGAAGAGCAGCATTGCTTTCCCAGATTAAGCTCGTGAACAGAGATATCTCTGGGTCTGAACTGAAAAAGAATGACACCAAAGAGTCAACAATAACTACTCGGGAGGCCATGGGCAGGAGGTGAGGACATTAGTTGGCCAGCATAgtaaaaattagagagagagcaggtgcggAGACTATCAGACCAGCTTTCTGCTTTAGTATCTAATTCAGGCAAAGCTTTGCTCACATCATTCACCAAACAAGGTTGGATAAGCGATACTAAATGCACTCAACCCTGCTGAGTTAAACTATGGAGACTTAAAATCCCTTGGCCTTTCAGTGGCAGTGGAGTGAGGGTGGGGTCATGCGAGTTGCTTGTGGAAGAAAGCTTAGCTGTCTCTTTCTGTATTAGAAGCTTTAAACAGAACACTTCTCGATTCCAATAAAGCCTTGAACAAGGTCTTGCATGCTGCTCTCTGAAGATGGAAAAAGCGGGGCAATGAGGCCTGAATGATAAGACCCATTTTTCCTCCTGTCGTCCAAAATTCTACCAGGGATGAGTTTGGGTTCCGAAATCCTGTCTGCACAGCTCACGGAAATCAAGCAGTTGCAGATTCACCAGtcttgctggggcacctgggtgaagGGGATTTTTATAGGTGGAGTGGGATGGGAGGGTGGGTGGCAGCTAGAGGTAGGTCCGAGCAGGTGGTGGGCAGGAGAAGGCGCCCGGAGAAAGGAGATGGGGGCCTGGACAGAGGTATAGGGTCAACCTCATGGAGTTGGATATGGGCTACAGGCCAACAGGGTTCAAGCTTGATGTCTGAATTATTATATGAGATTCAGACATGAGGCAAGTGCATCAGGAAAGCCCAGACTTTCAACTCACACCTGTCTAGTACGTAGGGTAGGAAGAGCTTGGGTTTAGGTGCTGAAGGTGGAGAGATGAACAACACGAGGTCATCCCCTGGAGGAGCTTTCACTGGAGGGAGAAAGGCCCAGAGGAGAGAGCAAAGAACAGGCTGCAGAGGAGAGACTCGGTTCCGTGGGGGCGAAGGATGAGTAGGGGTTGGTTtgccaggcagaggggacagacACTGAAGGCCTGTGGGCAAAGGTTCAAGGCCAGAGCAGGGCTCCAGGATGTAGGTCAGCTGGTCCCCGAGTAAGGAGCCGGGGAGGGAGAGGAGCGCCCAGGCCCGAGCAGCAAAGGCCTGCCCCCAAGCTAGGGGAGCGCAGCCCGCGGCCACcggggccctgggagcagagTTGGCCTTTTAGGAAGCTCTCGGGCAGCTAGAGACTCGCaccaggaagggaggggggcCTGGAAAGCTGGGTGGCTGCCGCAGGAGCGCAAGGGGGAAGGAGCGGGGAAGGAGCAGGGGCGCGGCTGGAGGGGAAGGTGCTGCTGCTGCGGGGACACTCCGAAGGGAGCCCGCCCCCGGTCACCGCTGGGGCCCAGGTTCCGGACACGCCTGCCCGAGAAGTGAGGAAATGCAAAGCACAAAACGAACTCACCGGCTTATCAGTTCTTGCTTCCTCCCGAccgcaaacttttaaaaaagttgcGCGGGGTGGCGGGCCGGCTCTCGAGGAGCCTAAGGCGCGTCCCGGCAGCCGGGCTCGTGCAGAGCACCCCCTGCCCGGACACCCAGGCCGGGCTGCGTGAGAACCCAGGGCCTCTGCGGCTTCCGCGCAGGAGCCACGCGCTCAAAAACGCTCGCGCCCCGTCCCTGGGTGGGCTCGAACCACCAACCTTTCGGTTAACAGCCGAACGCGCTAACCGATTGCGCCACAGAGACAGGCGAGGCTTGGCGCCTCTGCCAAGTCAGTTCACCGCAGAAAACGTTCGTGCTGCTTTCCCGGAGCCCCCAAAtccgggctggggctggaggggggcccGGCAGGGCGGTCCCCGGGAGAGGAGGGCCTCCCGCCGCCGAGCGCTGGCACCTGCGAGCACTCCCCACCGCCCCCGGGCTGGCCCCtgctgggaccccccccccccaccccgggacctCTCGGgccccccccttcccctgggCTCACCTGCTGGGATCCCCTACTCTGGCACCTCTCGgccccccccttcccctgggCGCACCTGCTGGGATCCCCTACTCTGGCACCTctcagccctccctcctccccggggGCCACCtgctgggacccccccccccgggacctCTCGGGCCCCCCTCTTCCCCTGGGCTCACCTGCTGGGATCCCCTACTCTGGCACCTCTCGgccccccccttcccctgggCGCACCTGCTGGGATCCCCTACTCTGGCACCTctcagccctccctcctccccggggGCCACCTGCTGGGATTCCCCCCCCCCGGGACCTCTCGGCCCCCCTTCTTCCCCTAGGCGGCACCTGCTGGGACCCCCCCTCTGGCACCTCTTGGCACCCCGTCCTCCCCCGGGGGACACCTGCTCGGACCGGCCGGGCCTCAGCGTCTACCCAGACTGGGCAGAGCGGCCCGAGCAGCGGGGGTCTCCGGGGGAGCCAATACCGAGgctctcgggggggggggggggggggggctcgcgAGTTCACTTGGTTTTGCTCCGGGAAGtagaacaaacttttttttttttttttttttttctgatctagaCGATCAGGGGTCAGCTGAAGCAATGGAACCTCACGGACCAAGACTAATCTCCAAGCCCAGCTGTTGGGAACGTGTATTAGGCCCGCGGCCAGGACGCAGAGTCTATAAACGCCCGAGACTTAGAGACGTTCACACTGCAGTATCCGGATCCTCTGGGCGCGGAGACCTCGCATCCAGAGCCGGCAGCCCAGGGATCCCGGTCAGGGGCTCAGGGCCCGGCCggcctcctctcctgcctgggGGGAAgctcctctgggctccctgcggcccccgagccccccgcctCCGCCGCAGGCACACCCATCCCCTGCACCACGGCCCTCTGCGGCGAGGCACCCACAGTGTGTGGCCGGGCGTGGCACCCTCCTCAGCCTCCACCCAGAACCTCCTCTTCCTTCTACACCACCGCGCTCCACCCCGTGGGTTCCAGTTTAGGGGCAGGTCAAAGTTTCCAGTGATGTTGGGTGAACTGAGAGGACACACGGTAGATAGAGGTGTGTGCGCAcagattatgtgtgtgtgtgtgtgtatctcacaagCTTGCCCAATGATCTCTACCTGGAGAGCACCTTTCTTTTACactttaaaagtttgttttttaatgttctttataaaattatggtGAGGATAGGCGAGAGTTGGGGCTGTGGTTGTTCCATAAATTTCCTgacttggcaaaataaaaagttggcaaCTCTATATTAGTCACTGACATTGTAAGGGAAATCTTATTCATCTGCAAAGTCCAAGTTTGGGAACCTCAATTCTCGTCTTCACCTCTTTTACTGGATTGGCAGCAGgaattaaaaattagtttccaGTTTATACTTAATATGCATACATTTCCTGTGCTTCACTTTGCATGTACACATGACAGCAAtccaaaagaagggaaaaaaaaaaacaggcatgaaaaagaaagtacaaaatgGGATggtgagggatgcctaggtggctcagcggttgagcgtctgcctttggctccgagCGTGATTTCCTGGGGTCcgagatcaaggcccacatcaggctccctttcccctctgcctgtatctctgcctgtctctctctgtatctctcatgaataaataaataaatagaatatttaaaaaatgggatggtgaaataaatccaaatatatcagtaGTCACAAtatatagaaatggagaaaatttgCCAGttaaagtgcatttttaaaaaatacattttatcctGTTTTAGAAAAGTgacatgaaaacattaaaaaaaaaaaaacaaagattgaatggaaaagaatggaaaaagatatgcaGGAATAGTCCAACAAAAAGAAAGTTGgcattaatatcagacaaaacaaaatttaaataataatgcatCATGAAGGATGGAGATGGTCACcagataataataaaagat is part of the Canis lupus familiaris isolate Mischka breed German Shepherd chromosome 38, alternate assembly UU_Cfam_GSD_1.0, whole genome shotgun sequence genome and encodes:
- the LOC478984 gene encoding high affinity immunoglobulin gamma Fc receptor I isoform X5, which codes for MWQLVSSTALLLLVSAGTQAADVPKAVVVLEPKWNRVLTMDSVTLKCQGDHLLRDNYTWLHNGRPISNQISTYIIKNASIKNSGEYRCQTDQSKLSDPVQLEVHTGWLLLQVPRLVFQEGELIQLKCHSWKNTPVRNVQYFQNGRGKKFFYNNSEYHIPAATSEHNGSYFCRGIIGKKNESSEAVNIIIQDDQGSAEAMEPHGPRLISKPSCWERVLGPRPGRRVYKRPRLRDVHTAVSGSSGRGDLASRAGSPGIPVRGSGPGRPPLLPGGKLLWAPCGPRAPRLRRRHTHPLHHGPLRRGTHSVWPGVAPSSASTQNLLFLLHHRAPPRGFQFRGRSKFPVMLGELRGHTVDRGVCAQIMCVCVCISQACPMISTWRAPFFYTLKVCFLMFFIKLW
- the LOC478984 gene encoding high affinity immunoglobulin gamma Fc receptor I isoform X6, yielding MWQLVSSTALLLLVSAGTQADVPKAVVVLEPKWNRVLTMDSVTLKCQGDHLLRDNYTWLHNGRPISNQISTYIIKNASIKNSGEYRCQTDQSKLSDPVQLEVHTGWLLLQVPRLVFQEGELIQLKCHSWKNTPVRNVQYFQNGRGKKFFYNNSEYHIPAATSEHNGSYFCRGIIGKKNESSEAVNIIIQDDQGSAEAMEPHGPRLISKPSCWERVLGPRPGRRVYKRPRLRDVHTAVSGSSGRGDLASRAGSPGIPVRGSGPGRPPLLPGGKLLWAPCGPRAPRLRRRHTHPLHHGPLRRGTHSVWPGVAPSSASTQNLLFLLHHRAPPRGFQFRGRSKFPVMLGELRGHTVDRGVCAQIMCVCVCISQACPMISTWRAPFFYTLKVCFLMFFIKLW
- the LOC478984 gene encoding low affinity immunoglobulin gamma Fc region receptor III isoform X3 — translated: MWQLVSSTALLLLVSAGTQAADVPKAVVVLEPKWNRVLTMDSVTLKCQGDHLLRDNYTWLHNGRPISNQISTYIIKNASIKNSGEYRCQTDQSKLSDPVQLEVHTGWLLLQVPRLVFQEGELIQLKCHSWKNTPVRNVQYFQNGRGKKFFYNNSEYHIPAATSEHNGSYFCRGIIGKKNESSEAVNIIIQGSSLPSTSLLLSHWPQIPFSLVMALLFAVDTGLYFAVQRDLRSSMGNLKNSKVIWSQGS
- the LOC478984 gene encoding low affinity immunoglobulin gamma Fc region receptor III isoform X4, producing MWQLVSSTALLLLVSAGTQADVPKAVVVLEPKWNRVLTMDSVTLKCQGDHLLRDNYTWLHNGRPISNQISTYIIKNASIKNSGEYRCQTDQSKLSDPVQLEVHTGWLLLQVPRLVFQEGELIQLKCHSWKNTPVRNVQYFQNGRGKKFFYNNSEYHIPAATSEHNGSYFCRGIIGKKNESSEAVNIIIQGSSLPSTSLLLSHWPQIPFSLVMALLFAVDTGLYFAVQRDLRSSMGNLKNSKVIWSQGS